A segment of the Superficieibacter sp. HKU1 genome:
CTGCCAGTGTTAATGGAAGTTTTTTTACTATTTTCATGGTTATCTCAATGTAATTAACTATTTTTAGATAATAACCACCCGTTTTTGGTCTGACTGAATAAGCCGCTATCACCAAAACAAGTTGATTTTATTTTTACTCTCGGGTACGGGTTAATTAAATGCTATCGTAATAAATACTCCATTCCAGAAGTTAACTATCAGAAATTAACGTTGATAAAGATGAATAATTTCACCTGCCAGTTCACGCGCCAGTAGTGACGTCATTAAATGATCCTGGGCGTGAACCATAATTAAGGTCATTGGCTGCCTGGCTTCTCCGGCATCCTGTTCGATCAGTTTGGTCTGCATCTTATGCGCATCGCGGGCGTAACCATCGGCTTCGCGCAGCAGGCTGTTAGCCTCGTCAAAATTACCGTCGCGCGCGGCCTGCAATGCTTCAAAACACAGGCTGCGCGACTGGCCTGCATTGACGATAATTTCCATGACGGCTTCTTCTAATATAATCATCATTCCCTCACTCTTTATCAAAACCAATACTGGCGGCGACGGCAGCGAACCATTCACCACTCTCTTTAACGATCCGCTGCTGCGTGATTACATCGAGCTGGACAAAACCATAACGATTTTTATACCCATTGCACCATGACCAGTTATCAATAAACGTCCACATATGATATCCAAGACACTGGCAGCCCTCGCTAATTCCTTTATGCAACCAGGCAAGATGGCTGGCGACAAATTCAATTCGATAACTGTCTTTTATTTGCCCGCCATCAATAAAGCGCGCTTCGTTTTCAACACCCATCCCATTCTCAGAAATAAAACAGCGTGGGTTATTATAATTAACACGTAAATTAGTCAGAATATCGTAAATACCCGGTGCATAAATTTCCCAGCCGCGATAAGGATTCATTTGCCGACCGGGCATCTCGTAATGGTCAAATAACCACTCAGGCATAAACGGCGCATCGGGGTTAACGGCGCTGTCCCGACATTTCACCCGGCGCGGCTGGTAATAGTTAATCCCCAGCAGGTCGATTTTGCCATCGGCAATCAGCGCGCTATCGCCTGGCTCGCAAAGCGGAAGCTGGTCGTATTGCTTAAGCAGTTCCACTAAATCCTGTGGATATTCCCCACGCAATACGGGATCCAGAAAGCTGCGATTAAACAGGAGGTCAGCGTAGTGCGCCGCTTTCACATCCGCCGGATTTTCTGAACGGGGATAAGATGGCGTCAAATTAAGTACAATGCCAATTTCACCTGCGTAGTGCCCGGCACGCCAGCGGCGGACCGCAGAAGCATGGGCCAGCACCGTATGGTAAGCCACCGTCGCCGCCCGGCGAAAATCGACCACATTCGGATAATGAAAGTCATACAGATAACCGCCTTCTACCGGTACGATTGGCTCATTAAAGGTGAACCAATGCTTCACGCGATCGCCGAAAAGCGTAAAACAGGTTTCCGCGTAGCGGGCAAACGCGGCAACGACTTCACGATTTTCCCAGCCGCCTTTTTCCTGCATCACCATCGGCATATCGAAGTGGAACAGGGTAATAAATGGCGTAATTCCCTGTGCCAGCAGTTCATCGATCACCTTGTTGTAGAACGCCACCGCTTCGGGGTTAACCTCGCCAGTGCCGTCCGGGATCAGCCGTGACCAACTGAGTGAGGTACGAAAGCTGTTATGATTTAACTGCTTTAACAGGGCGATATCCTGCTTCCAGTGCTGGTAAAACGTCGACGTCTCATCCGGGCCGATCCCCTGATGAAAGCGCCACGGCTGACGTGAGTACCAGATATCCCACGTCGTCTGGCTCTTACCGCCGCGCTGACTTTCCCCTTCGGTTTGTAGCGCCGAGCTGGCGCTCCCCCACCAGAAGCCTGCGGGAAATGTATATTTCATAATAATGACCTCTTCCTTCACAAAGAATTGCTGTTGACGGTTTCAGCGGCAGGCACGCTGCTTTGCGCTTTCTGCTCTTCGGTTTTGATCAACGAGCGTTCATAGGCGCGAAGGAAAGGCAGATACATCAGCGCCGACATTGCCATACAGATGAAGCACATGATCACCGGACTGAGCGCCCAGTTCGCTGCCCACGACGCCCCGATAGGCGCAGGTGTCGTCCACGGTGTCAGTGAGACGACCTGTTCCAGCCAGCCCATACGCGTAGCGGCGTAAGCCAGACAGGCGTTGACCAGCGGGACGCAGACGAACGGAATGAACAGCATAGGGTTCATGATGATCGGTGCGCCGAACAAAATCGGTTCGTTAATGTTAAAGAAACTGGGCACGACGCCCATTTTGCCGATAGTACGCAGGTGCGTCACCCGGCTGCGCAGTAGCAGGAAGGCCAGCGGTAGCGTTGAACCTACGCCGCCGATGAGCAGATAGTGGTCCCAGAAACCTTGCAGGTAAACGTGCGGCAGAGCGGCCCCCGCAGCCAGCGCGGCCTGGTTTGCCGACAGGTTTGCCATCCAGAACGGGTTCATTATGCCAGTGACGATCAGCGAACCGTGGATACCGGCAAACCAGAAAATCTGGCACAGCAGCACCGACAGCAGGATTGCAGGAAGGGAATCCGAGGCGGAGACCAGCGGTTCAAGCAGGTGCATAATGGCCTGCGGAATAATCATCCCGGTTTTCGCTTCGATCAGCAGATTGAGCGGATGCAGCGTGGCGATCACTACCAGCACCGGGATCAGGATTTCAAATGAACGCGCCACGCCGGTCGGGACTTCTTTCGGCAGGCGAATGGTGACATTGTTCTGCTTCAGCCAGGCATAAACGCGTGTCGAGTAAATCGCGGTGATCAGTGCCGTAAAAATCCCCTGACCTGACAGGTACTGCGTTGATATTTTGCCGTCGGCATACGGGGCCGCGACCAGCAAAAATGCCATAAAGGCCAGCAGACCGGACATCACTGGATCGAGATTAAACTGGCGGCCCAGGCTGGCCCCGATCCCCACCGAGATGAAAAAGGTCATTACGCCCATGCTAAGGTTAAACGGCAACATAAGCTGTTCCCGATAGTTCTGGGAAAAATCCAGCCAGCCGCGTGCGAAGCTATTAGTGGTTTCAGCAGAGAACGGCGGAAAAATAAACACCAGCATAAACGAACCGATGATCATAAATGGCAGCGCGGCGGTAAAGCCGTCACGGATCGCTATCACGTACTTTTGCTGCCCCAGACGGCCAGCGAGCGGGGTGATGGATTGTTCAATGACGGCAACCATTGACTGATAGAGCGAACTCATAATGACACCTTTTTAATGTGCCGCTTCGATGAGCGACAGAGCGTAATCCAGCACCTTGTCACCGCGCTGCATACCGTAATCCATCATATCAATGGCCTGAACGGGAATGCCGTGAGTGGCAGCCTTTTCGGAGAGTGTTTTTAACATATATTTTACCTGCGGTCCGAGCAGCACCACCTGATATTGCGGAAACTGCATATCAAATTCGGAAACGCCGTAAGCATCAATTTTCACTGGCAGCGCACGCTGGGCAGCGACTTCTTCCATCTTTCTCACCAGCAGACTGGTAGACATCCCGGCGGAACAACACAGCATAATCTTGTACATCGACAACCTTCCTTAAATGTAAAAACTTATTGCGGGGATGATTGGATAACATATGGAAACCGGTTTCCATTTATAAACTGCAGAACTGTGACCGCTATCAATGTCCTGCTGTTATTGGCTGAAGTTATGCGCTTCAGGTCACGTATTTAGGCGGGCTTTTGCAAATCTGGCTACTAATGGAAAATCGGTTTCCATGAAAAAAGGAAACGGATATACTGCAAGTGGCGAATATTTAAGCCAATGTTAAAACCAGAGTGAAATGGACTGGCTGAGGACCGAAAGAGGATAAAGATGTCTACAATCAACGATGTATCGCGTTTAGCTGGGGTATCTAAAGCCACAGTTTCACGGGTGTTGAGCGGCACGCGCGGCGTGAAAGAGGCCAGTCGACAAGCAGTATTGAAAGCGGTCGAGGAGCTTAACTATCGGCCAAATGTGATTGCACAATCACTGTTCAGCCAGTCGACGGGCTGCATCGGGGTGATTTGCGCCCAGGATAATATTAATCAGACTACCGGTTATCTTTACGCGCTGGAAAAACAACTCAGCCAGCATCAAAAACATCTTCTGCTGCGGTTCGCCAATACTAAAAACGACGTCATGAGCGCGCTTGATGAGCTAAGCTGCGGCCTGTGTGATGATATATTAATTATCGGTGCCCGCTTTCCGCTCACTATTCAGCAGGATAATGTCATTCAGGTGGACTGCTCGGTGTCCGGCGATGTAAACAGCATCCAGTTTGATCATGCTTTTGCGGCGGAAACCGCCTGTCATTATCTTATCAGCCAGAATCGCCGTCAGATTGCGCTTATCCAGCCGGGCGGCAGCGGGTTTACCGAGCAGGTACTGCTGGGCTATAAGCACGCGCTGGAAAAAAACTTTCTGCCATTTAACCGCAATCTGGTCTTTATGGAGTGTACGTCTTCTTCCGTTGCGCTTCAGGAACTGCTGAATAACGCCACGACCCTGAATTTTAACGCGTTGCTGGTGGCGGACGAGCAGGAGGCACAGCGGGTGATCCCCCAGCTCCAGGCGTTTAATAAGTCAGTACCGGACGACATTATGGTCTTCAGCCTTGCCGGATCGTTACAACTCCCTGGGATCCCGACGATACCAGCCATTGAATATTCTATGGATGCGATGGCCGCGCGTATTGTCAGTTGGCTGAATGAAAAAACGCAAAACGTTCTCGATTCCTGTGTTTTGCGCGGAGATTTAATTATTCCTGACGTCCGTCGACGTTAACCGGTTTCTTTGCGTACCCTTTACGCCGCGAATCCATCGCAATCAGCACCACCGAGGAGAGGATCAGCAGCGTACCGAGCCAGTCCGGCAGCGTAAAGGTAATGCCCAGCAGCAGCAGCGAGAGTAACGCGCTGCTCAGCGGTTCCGCGCAGCTAAGAATGCTGGCTTTCGGTCCGCCGATCATCTGCGCGCCCTTCAGATACATGCTGAAGGTCAACGCCGTACCGATCACCACCAGATAGAAAAACGCCAGCAGCAGGCCGCCGTTCACCACAAAATCGGTTTCATTTCCGGCGTAGAATGGCAGCAGCATCGCGCCGCCCAGCAGCATACTCCAGCCGACGACCGGTAGCGTGCCGAAGCGGGCAATCAATGTAGAGGGATACGTCGTATAAAAAGCGGCGGAAAACGCCGAAATAATCCCCCAGATCAGCGCCGCAGGAGAAATTGACAGCGAGGTCGGGTCGCCGTGCGTCACCAGCAGGAAGGTGCCCGCCAGCGAGGTAAAGATCGCCAGAAACACCAGCGCGGCGGGGCGCTTTTTGCGCACGGCAGCAAACCAGGCGACGATAATCGACGGGGATAAGAATTGCAGGACGGTCGCCGTCGCCGCGTTTGATTTCTCAATGGTGACGAGGAACGTCAACTGGACGGTCAGCGCGCCGACCACGGTAAACATCAGCAGGCTGATGGCATCCTTTGGCGTTTTCAGGATAGAGAAAATTTTATCGCCGTGGATGAACGACAGCGTTAACAGAATAAAACCGGAGAACAGGAGTCGGATCATGGTCAGGAACGGCGCGGAGATCTGGCTCTCCTGCATTATAAACTGCGCGCATACGCCGGAACTGCCCCACAGCACGGCAGCGAACAGGACGTACATAATCCCTTTTTTGGTCGATCCCATTTTTCCCTCAAATCAGTTTATTTTTTAACGCGCCGCATCATAACATAAGCCTTCGGTATGAAAACTCACCTGAATTTATGAGGAATTAATGGAACTCACCGTGACGCAAACTGTTACCCCGGAGGATCAAGAAGAGCTCCTTAACGGGTTACGGGTATATAACAGCCAGTTTATTGACGCCAGCGGCTGGGGCAGGTTGGGCGTTTATGCCCGCGATGAGAATGGGAAGATGACCGGTGGGGTGATTGCAGATCAGAAAGGGGAGTGGCTGTGTATTCAGTATCTGTGGGTGAGCGACGCCATGCGCGGTTCCGGGTTGGGGACCAAACTTATGGCCGCCGCCGAACACCAGGCGCAGGAGATGGGCTGCCTGAACGCTATGGTAGATACCGTCAGTTTCCAGGCGCTGCCGTTTTACCAGAAAAAGGGCTATCAGCTTAAGATGACGCTGGAGGATTTCCCGCAGAAGGGGATGCAGCGGCACTATCTGGCGAAAGCGCTGTAAAGGGTGAAGTAGCTGATACGTGCCCCGACAGTGAACGGCGAGCTGGATGCTAACGTATTCCCGCTCCCCTTTTCTGGTGGAGGAGAATAAAGCGGCAGAAAAGGTCCGTGATCTTATTCGTGCCTGTCAGACGCCTGTCGTGGCTGCGCAGGCGAAAAAACCGTTAATGACAGGGCAGTTCCTGGCGGATAATGACCATCCGAACCCCGTCACCGTGGTACAATTTGCGGGTGGGATCACGTTATTCAAAAGCGTTAATGAGATCGGTTTTTGCGCACTCTCATTCTGGCGGCCAGGCGATCTACACCGCCGTCGTAACAGAGCGCCGATCGGGGCAACACTCGCGTTCTGGTTCAGATCCCCACCTTTACCGGTTTTTACCGCCAGGAACGGCACCCGGCGGGCCGATTGTGGTAAATTTCACCCCCGCAGTGAATCACCGCACTATCCATGACAAGGAGGCCTTGTGCCAGACGTAATTACCCGCATCACACGACGCCAGGCCAGAGCGCTGGTCTCGATGTTTCAGTCGGCTTCTGCCGGAGGGATCGTCCTCATCATTGCGTCGGCGGCAGCCATCGCCGTCGCTAACTCCTCGCTGGTCGAAATATATCGCTGGCTGCTCCATTACTCCATTGCCGGGTTGAGCCTTGAGCTATGGGTCAATGATGCGCTAATGGCCATTTTCTTTCTGCTGGTGGGGCTGGAGATCAAACGTGAACTGCTGATCGGCCAACTGGCGACCTGGGGACAACGAGCGCTTCCCGGTCTGGCCGCGCTGGGCGGGATGGCGGTTCCGGCACTCATCTACCTGGGCTTTAACCTCAGCAATGGCGAAACCATCGCGGGCTGGGCGATCCCTTCTGCTACGGACATCGCCTTTGCACTGGGCGTGCTGGCGCTGCTCGGTAGCCGTGTGCCGATCTCACTGAAAATTTTCCTTTCTGCGCTGGCGGTTCTTGATGATATGGGCGCAGTTATTATCATTGCGCTTTTCTATACCGGCGGGATCTCTGCCGCGATGCTGGCGGCAGCGGCCGGCATTGTCGTGCTGCTTATGGTAATGAACCGAATGGGCGTAAAACGCCTCACCCCTTATTTACTGGCGGGGGCCCTGTTGTGGTTCTTTATGTTGCAGTCCGGCGTGCATGCCACTATCGCAGGGATTTTGCTGGCGCTGTTCATTCCGCTTAAGGGTAAAGATGAACAGCAGGACGCGCCGCTGGACAAACTTGAACATGCGCTTTCACCGTGGGTGACATTCCTGATCCTGCCGCTGTTTGGCTTCGCCAACGCGGGCGTGTCGTTGAGCGGACTGACGATGGACGACCTGCTTTCGCCTGTACCCGTAGGCGTGGCGCTGGGGCTGTTCATTGGTAAGCAGATTGGCGTGTTTGGCATGGCGCTGTTGGCCATTAAGACCGGTCTGGCTCCTCGTCCGCATGGCAGCTCGTGGTCGCAGATCTATGGTGTATCCGTGCTGTGCGGCATTGGTTTTACCATGAGTCTGTTTATCGGTAACCTGGCATTTGCCCGTTCACCGCTGCTGGTGGATGAAGTGAAAATCGGCGTGCTGGCAGGCTCCATTGTGGCAGCGCTGGTCGGTATGCTGATCCTGCGTTTTTCGTCCTCCAGAAACGAGTCGCACAAGGCACATTGACCCGATTCCATCGTTATATGCCCACTGGCCTGCGGTACGCCGCAGGCTGAGGGCTTATCCTTTCTCCTGTAGCCGCCTGATACTGGAGCAAAGATGAACATCACACAAATTCGTAACGCCACTCAACTTATTACCTATGGTGGGAGCCGTTTTCTCATCGACCCAATGCTGGCAGACAAAGACGCATACCCCGGTTTTGCGGGTTCGGCGCGGGCCGAACTGCGTAACCCGCGTACTGCGCTGCCCCTTCCGCTGGCGACATTGCTGGATGTGGATGCGATAATCGTCACGCATACCCATCTCGATCACTGGGATGATGCCGCCGCCGCGCTGATCCCCAAATCAATGCTGATTTTTGTGCAAAATGAAAGCGATCGGGATCTGCTGCGGGAGCAGGGATTCAGCCAGCTCAAGGTGCTCGGCGAGACCACGCACTTCGGCGATATCACTCTGATCAAAACTGACGGTCAACATGGCCCCGATGAAGCTTATGCGAATGCGGAACTCGCCGCGCGTCTTGGCGATGCCTGTGGCCTGGTGTTTATGCATCCACAGGAAAAGACGCTGTACCTGGCTGGCGATACGATCTGGGTTCCGCCGGTGGAAACCACGTTGCGTCAATATCAGCCGGATGTTGTCGTACTGAACGCCGGATGGGCGCATATTATTGGCGTGGGAGCGATTATCATGGGAAGCGAAGATTTACTCAGAACACATCGGATAGTACCGCAGGCACGTATTATCGCGACCCATATGGAAGCAGTAAATCATTGCCTTCTGACGCGTGCGCAGTTGCGCGAGTATGTTGATGCCAACCAGTTTGGTGACAGAGTGAGCATTCCGCAGGATGGCGAAACCGTTACCTGTTAATCCCGGAGGAGAATGATGTCAGCGCTGGCCGTCGCCCTTGTCGTTACGCCGAATTTCAGCCCGTTTCACCTTTCCGTACCGTGCATTCTTTTTGGCGACGGCATTGCCACCCGCAACCTGTTCAACCTGAAAATATGTGCGCAAACGCCAGGCTCGGTGAACTCGGCTTCGGGATTCTCAGTGGCGGCAACCCACGGTTTTGACGCCATTGCGCAGGCCGACATTGTGATCGTACCGTTCTGGCATAGCGTCAACGAGCGTCCACCGCAGGCGCTTCTCGACAGTCTGGTGGCGGCGCACCGTAACGGCGCACAGGTGGTCGGATTGTGCCTCGGCGCGTTTGTTCTCGGCTATGCCGGGCTGCTGGACGGTCGCCATGCGGCAACCCACTGGGAGTACGAGCAGGATTTTCAGCGGCTTTTTCCGCAGGCAAAGTTAGATATTAACGCGCTTTATCGCGATGATGATCGGCTGATCACTTCTGCGGGCACGGCGGCGGCGCTGGATTGCTGCCTGTATATCATACGCCAGCGTTTCGGCAGCGCGACGGCAAACCAAATCGCCCGGCGGATGATTGTGCCGCCGCACCGCGAAGGTGGCCAGGCGCAGTTTATTGAACATTCTGTACCGCAAACGACCCAGGATGTACGTATCAATACCCTGATTGAGCACCTGCGGGATAATCTGAACCAGCCTCACGACCTTGAGGCGCTGGCGGCGCTGGCGTCTATGAGTCGCCGCACGCTGACGCGGCATTTTATGAAGGCCACCGGGCAGACGGTCGCCGACTGGATCGGTGCAGAACGTTTACGCCGCAGCCAGATGCTGCTGGAGAGCGGCGATCTGTCCGTTGAGCGGGTGGCGGAGCACGTTGGTTTTCAGTCAGCGGTGACTTTCCGCCAGCAATTTAAACGCCACTTCGGCGTCAGTCCTGGCGAGTGGCGTAAAACCTTTCGCGGTCAGGCGTAGTACCGGGCCTGGGGTTCTAAGCACCTGTAGGCCGCGCAAGCGCAGCGCCGCCCGGCAGGCCAGCACGCTGATGCCGCATACTTTCCACCGGCCATACTTACTGCCGATACTGCTCGTCGGTCACTTTCTCCATCCACGTGACCGGGCTGCCATCGACCGCTTCGGCAATGGCGATATGGGTCATCGCATTCTCCGGCGTCGCGCCGTGCCAGTGTTTCACCCCTTCCGGTATCCAGACGATATCGCCCTGATGCATCTCCTGAATCGCCTCGCCCTTACACTGGATCCAGCCTTTGCCCTGCGTCACGATCAGCGTCTGGCCCAGCGGATGCGTATGCCACGCGGTACGCGCGCCAGGTTCAAAGGTCACCGTCGCGCCGCCTACGCGAGCGGGAGCATCGGCGCTGAACGGCGCATCGATACGCACGCGACCGCTAAAATATGCCTCTGGCCCCTGCGCTGAGGCGATAGATCCGCTACGAATAATTTTCATGTGTTTCTCCTGCAGTAAACTCGTGCTTTAAGCTTACGCACTCCGGCGGCAAAGCATTACCCGCCTGGCCGGGAATGGACCTATGAATTCAATTCATCACTGCGCGCGTTATACTCATCTCATCCCACGATTGCCCTGCGTAACCGACATGCTGAAAGAAAATTTTAACGATCTGATCGCCTTCCTGGTGGTAGCGCAGGAAAAGAGCTTTACCCGCGCGGCGGCAAAACTCGGGCTTTCCCAGTCGGCCCTCAGCCATTCCATGCGCGCCCTTGAAGAGCGAATGGGTATTCGTCTGCTCACCCGTACCACCCGTAGCGTCTCGCCGACGGAGGCGGGAGAACGGCTGATTGAGCGGATCGGCCCGCATTTTCAGGATATCGAAAATGAACTCAGCAGCCTGAAAGATATGCGTGACATTCCGGCGGGCAATATCCGTCTCACCGCGGGCGAGCATGCGGTGGATTACGTGCTATGGCCGGTGCTGCGAGATTTTATGGCCCGCTGGCCGGACATTAACGTAGAGGTCACGGTGGACAACGCGTTGATGGATATCGTCACGCAGCGCTTCGACGCCGGTATCCGGCTGGGGGAGGCGGTGGCGAAGGATATGATCGCCATTCCCGTCAGCCCGCCAATGCGGATGGTGGTCGTCGGTTCGCCAGCGTACCTCCGCCAGCGCGGGACGCCCGTGGTACCTGCGGATCTTCAGCAGCATCGCTGCGTCAATATGCGGCTGCCGACGGCGGGTGGCCTGCTGCCGTGGGAGTTTTCACGCGACGGAAAAGCGCTGAAGGTCAGGGTGGAAGGTCAGTTAACAATCAACGCGTTGCATCACCGTATCGAAGCCGCTCGTGATGGCATGGGGCTGGTTTATATTCCGGAAGATAGCATTGCGCGGGAGATCGCCAACGGCGAGCTGGTCCGCGTGCTGGATGAGTGGTGCGAGCCGTTTCCGGGATATTATCTCTACTACCCCAGTCGCCGGCAGCACACCACCGCGTTTTCACTGTTCGTTGAGGCTATGCGATTGCCTTAACGGATCATGCTTGCAGCGTGGCCATATCGATCACAAAGCGGTATTTCACATCGCTTTTCAACAACCGGTCATAGGCTTCATTAATTTCATCCATGCGGATGATCTCAATGTCTGACGTAATATTGTGCTCGCCACAAAAATCCAGCATCTGCTGGGTTTCTTCAATCCCGCCAATGCAGGAGCCGGAGACGGAACGGCGTCCCATAATCAGCGGCAGCGTATTGAGCGTCGGGTCGACATCGCCCAGCAAACCAACGAACACCAGCGTGCCGTCGAGGGTCAGTGTCGGCATATAAGGGTTGATATCATGTGCGTAAGGCACAGTGTCGATGATTAAATCGAACTGGCCTTTTACCGCGTCCATCTGCTGTGCGTCAGTGGAGAGCACCACATGATGCGCCCCCAGACGCCGCGCGTCGGCCTCTTTGCCAGGCGAGCGAGTAAACAGCGTGACCTCCGCGCCCAGCGCGTGCGCCAGTTTCAGCGCCATATGCCCCAGACCGCCCAACCCGGTCACCGCCACTTTACTGCCTTTGGTCACGCCCCAGCGGATCAGCGGCGACCAGGTAGTGATCCCGGCGCAGAGCAGCGGCGCGACCGCTTTCACATCAAGGCTTTCCGGGATGCGCAACACGAAATCCTGGGTGCAGGTAATGGAGCGGGAATAGCCGCCGTAGGTAGGGCGATGGTCGTGGGGATCAACGCCGTTATATGTCTGCGTGCAGCCCGCTTCGCAATATTGTTCCAGTCCGGACTGACAAGGGGAACACTCGCGACAGGAATCGACCATACAGCCAACGCCAACCAAATCGCCGGGTTTGAATTTTGTCACCTTGTCGCCCACAGAGGCTACACGCCCGACAATTTCATGGCCCGGTACGACCGGGTATTGGCTGAAACCCCAGTCGTCGCGCGCCTGGTGGAG
Coding sequences within it:
- a CDS encoding LysR family transcriptional regulator — its product is MLKENFNDLIAFLVVAQEKSFTRAAAKLGLSQSALSHSMRALEERMGIRLLTRTTRSVSPTEAGERLIERIGPHFQDIENELSSLKDMRDIPAGNIRLTAGEHAVDYVLWPVLRDFMARWPDINVEVTVDNALMDIVTQRFDAGIRLGEAVAKDMIAIPVSPPMRMVVVGSPAYLRQRGTPVVPADLQQHRCVNMRLPTAGGLLPWEFSRDGKALKVRVEGQLTINALHHRIEAARDGMGLVYIPEDSIAREIANGELVRVLDEWCEPFPGYYLYYPSRRQHTTAFSLFVEAMRLP
- a CDS encoding NAD(P)-dependent alcohol dehydrogenase; translated protein: MTVTILGYAAQSAKAPLAPFHFERRDRREDDVVIDILYCGVCHSDLHQARDDWGFSQYPVVPGHEIVGRVASVGDKVTKFKPGDLVGVGCMVDSCRECSPCQSGLEQYCEAGCTQTYNGVDPHDHRPTYGGYSRSITCTQDFVLRIPESLDVKAVAPLLCAGITTWSPLIRWGVTKGSKVAVTGLGGLGHMALKLAHALGAEVTLFTRSPGKEADARRLGAHHVVLSTDAQQMDAVKGQFDLIIDTVPYAHDINPYMPTLTLDGTLVFVGLLGDVDPTLNTLPLIMGRRSVSGSCIGGIEETQQMLDFCGEHNITSDIEIIRMDEINEAYDRLLKSDVKYRFVIDMATLQA